The genome window AGGATGTGTTTGAGGGGCAGGTTTCATCTGCATTCTCCTTACTTGACTAGATGTAAAATAGGCAATAAGGAAATCTCCCCTCACCATTGATATAAAGAGGTAAAAGCTGCCATGGCTGTCTCACTGTTGAACCATTGCATTCAAAGAGCACTGTGAAGTTGCAAAAATGCACCAGAGCACTTCAGGGAGAGAAGACGAAAAGTTTTTACATGGGAGATTGTAACCTTGGTGCAGGACACCCTGCTGCTCTCTCCAGAGACAGGGTAAGAGAGCAGATGAAATGCAAGTACCCTGCTGCAGTGTAATGTGTTGGGCCAAAACCCCTTCCCAGGTCCCAGATGGTCTCGGTCTGCCATGAAAACTGGCACCGAGAGGAAACGTGAAGCCCCTGAGGAAGGGCTTTCCTTgtgggtgcccacagccatggccaTTTCACCACAGCACCCGGCGCTGTTCCAAAAGGCCGTGGCCTCAGTAGCCCCATGTTGTGCGATAGTTGGGGCCATCGCTTCACTGTTTCTGCCCCAGGGCTGACAGGGCAGCTGCCCATTTCGCCTTAGCTAAAGGTTGTGGAAGACGAATGCCAGTAATaaccataaaaaagaaataacaattgctataattatttttaaaggccaAAGAGTTCTAACGTGCGCTGGTTTCGGCAGTGCCAGATCTACGGTCTCTAACGCCTCACGCcggcagcagggtgctggggaggggggagcggggggcggtGACTGCAGCGGCGCCTGCCCGGGCCGGCCCCCGCACCACGCCCCTGCCCGGTACCCCGGCTCGCCACCGGCCCGTGCCGCAGgccaggaggaggctggaggcGGGCGGGAAGCCGGGCGCCATTACAGCCCCAGGCCGCCGCAGCGGCGCCCAGCGCGCCCCACACAGCGAAGGCGGCCGCCCGGGCCGAACTACCGCTCCCAGCAGGCACCGCGGCGCTGGTTGCGCATGCGCCTGGCGAGGTGCCGCgcatcctccctccctccctgcgcCGCCCCGCCCCTGCTTGCCGCCCGCCTCTTCCCTCAGCCCATTGGCTGGCGCTCGCCGGAAGCAGCGCGCCCCGCGCCCCCTGGGAGCTGTGGTTTtcccgccgccgcggcgcgCCGCTGCGTGTgagggggcggcccggcccggaaGCAGCCGTTAGCAGCCGGCGGCCGGCGCTGCTGCGGGCGGCCATGGCCGGGCAGTTGGCGGTGCTGGGTGAGCGCGGACGGTGGCCTAGGGGCCCGGTCCGCCCCTTGGGCGGCTGCGGGGATGTGGTGACCagggggcgggcggcggtggGGCCGGGAGAGCGCGGGCgagcggccgccccgccggtgGCGACACCCGTCTGGCAAGGCCCGGGTGCCTGTTGTCACCTCTCTTGGGGCGGTGGGCGCCGACCGCCAGCGCCTGGGTTCGCTGGGGCTCTCGCAGTCTCTGCCGGCGGCTTTTCAGGCTGGCGCGGCGGCGGCGTTCGCTGCTCGGAAAGCCGGGGCGTGCGGTGGCGTGTTGCTGAGAAACGCCTTAGAAGATTCTCGGCCAGAAGTAAAAGTTCTCTTTCTCGCTATTCCGTTTGAAGCGTACTTGTGACCACCCTTCCTTGCTGGCAAAAAGTTTGCCCAGTCTTTGAAATTTAACCTATTTAGATGTCTCTCAGATTTTGCATGTTGGTGCTTGGTTTTCCACTTCCAAGGCATTGCTTTTAGGTAGACTTCTTGGTTTCTTGCTTTGTCGATTATATGTAAAActagaaaaacacaaacaacccgacaaaaccaaaaaccctgTTCTGCACTTAAACTAGTCTACCCCTTGGTTTCAAAGCACAGAAGAGATTGAGAGGTGTGGGAAGATGCTCTTTGGGGGCTGTGACTGAAATTGGAGTTAGCATGTCTTGCATCTCCTTATTTTTAGACTTCCATTGAAGTTGGACGAGATGTTTGAGTTGGGATTCTGTTATTTCAGTGTGATTCTGTGCAGCCTCATTAACTAGATGTCCCTTAGGGGTTATTCATAGGCAATTCCTCCCAAAATACTAGTTAGCCTATATTTTTGAAAGaccttgcagaaagaaaaagaatcacaaGGTGGTGATAGTTTGCCTTTGCTGTGCCTCTTGggcatttaaaaatcagtttagtGTTTTGTGCCTAAGATTTTTGACTCTTCTGACCACTTTTTATTGAATTAAGAGACCTGAATTTGCAGGTGCCCGATTTTGAAAACTAAGGAAGTAGCTGAACAGGCTTTAGAccctgaaataaaactgcatgaGCTTTAGTGTATAATACTGTGTAATTTGCATTGATTTCGAAGTTCGCAGCAGTAGGTATTCTAActcttactttttaaaaatctgtgtttcaggTTCGGCTATTCTGGCTCTCTGGTTAGCTGGCTATCTAGCACAGCAATATTTACCAATGCCTACACCAAAAGTAATTGGCATTGACCTTGGCACAACTTACTGCTCTGTTGGTGTCTTTCTTCCTGGAACAGGGCAGGTGAAGGTTATTGCAGATGAAAATGGGCACAACAGCATACCAAGTATAGTCTCATTCACAGACAGAGGTGTGTATGTAGGATATGATGGCCTAGAACTGGCTGATTCAAATCCTCAGAACACCATATATGATGCAAAACGATTCATTGGCAAAATCTTTACTTCAGAAGAACTAGAAAGTGAAAGTAGCAGGTATCCCTTTAAGGTAAGTAGCCATCTTATTCAGTTCTCTCCAAGCAGTAAGCTATAGGATGCTTGAAACATGTAGTAGGTGACCAGCTTGTCAGACGTTGAGTCATTTGGCTAAATCTGATATGCTTGAAAACTGTAAGAGGTATCCAGAGAAGGGGGGAGGAAATGGTTGTAGAAGTTCTGTTCCTCTGTGTGAGAGCTGATAGTAATTTTCCAGAGGACTCTGTCTTATACTGTGGAATGTGTTTCTGCATAAACTTCCATCTACTTCTATAAAAGTATAAATTTCGACTGGAAATTCCAACTGAAACTTGACTTCTTTTAtaatattctaaaaaaaaaagtcatgtctTCTCTATCCCAGTGCATTTTTCCTCTAGTATTTTTCTAGTGCTTACTCGACCAGCAGCAGATcttgaaagctgttttttaaaaaaagtattgcGTTAGTTTAGCATAGTGCAGTATTTGCTGAAAAGAGACAAATTCTCAGGTACTGCATTCgatctttgctttctttccttgttaAGAGAAGCTGTTCCAGTACCAACCTGTTTACTTCCTTTCAGAAAGAACCACATGTGGGAAGCTTTATCAGCTGGCTAGACCTAGTCgttaaaaagcattaattttatCTCTGAGTGTGGTATTGAAGATTACTACGCAGTTGCTAGGTCTTAACTTCTTAATGTCTTGCCTGTGCATAGTGGGTGTCACTACTTTGGGTACACTCACACCTCTTAAGTAGCATGTTTTGTATAATACTTGTGATCAAGGAACAAAAGTGATTTAGGAAGTGGCAAAAGCACATTCATGTTTTTCCAGAATAAACAGACTGTATGCAAATAAAACACTTAGCAGGAGCAGGGGGGGACAGCATAAGAAAAAGACTTCTTACCTCTGGgttgtgttgctttttcctcctaGATTTTCAACAACAAtggatcagctgaattttctgtGATGACTAATAAAACATTTCGTATCACTCCAGAGCACATTGGCTCTCAGCTGCTACTGAAATTGAAAGGAATGGCAGAAGACTCTCTTGGCATCCCCGTTTCAAAGGCGGTCATCTCTGTGCCAGCAGAGTTTGATGAAAGGCAACGGGAATCTACCATTAAGGCAGCTAACCTCGCAGGTGATGTCTTTTTATTCCAGTGTTTTTGTGGGAAACTTTTAGGTCTATTTCACTCACAGCAAAGTCTTTGGGGAGGTGATAGAAAACCTTAGAATGGATATTACTTAGTTTTTTTACAGACCATTGACAattgtgaggagcagcagagacctCTTGGGTAATGACAGGTGCAGCTACTAATGCACAGATTGCTAGAACAACTAAGTTTTACTTCAGGCACAGCAATGGTTTTAGTATTCTTTAAATAGAGAGTTTTTACAGAGTACCTTTGGACAGTAATTTAAGGAGAAACAGAACATGTGAAATAAGTCTCCTTAGCAAGGTTTTCCTGGAAGAAATGTGTTTGAGCAAATCATCATACATTACTTTGCCCTGATGCTGAAGCAGTGCTACTTTAGTAGTACTTACcttaaataaggaaaagagtTCATTGAGTATTACTGCTTAGAAGACTATTTTCTTTAGATCTCATGTTTTACTTCGGGTAAATTTGatggggggggaaaaacaacccacaaaccaaaaccacccagCTAATGGCAAATGTCATTATGATGTGAGAGCTGCAGGTTCTTGAAGTGTACTGACTGTTGCTTTGTATCTTTGCTCTTTGTAGGGCTGCAGATTTTGCGAGTAATCAATgaacccacagctgcagctatGGCTTATGGGCTCCACAAAGCTGATGTGTTTAATGTGCTGGTGGTGGATTTGGGTGGAGGAACTTTGGATGTGTCTCTGTTGAACAAGCAGGGAGGGATGTTCCTCACACGAGCTATGGCAGgtgagaaaaatgctttctttcctcaaggaggaggggggaaaggaaaggtaCACCTAAAGTCACTGTTAGAggggctttttttaaaacagaatgtgtTCCCAGCTGCCTTTCATGCAAAATTAGGTTTGTGACTGGTGTCAGAGATGAAGataatgttgtggtttaactccagctggcaatcgagcaccatgcagctgcttgctccctcccccctcccaacctggagggatggggaggagaattggaaaggaatgtgaaactcaagggttgagataagaacaatttaataatttaaacagaataaaaaggaaagaacaacactaacaataataataacagttacaatggaaaggtggggagaaggataaaatccaaaggaaaagggagaaaggaaaacaagtgatgcataGTATAACTACTCgccaatgcccagccagcccccaagCAATgatcccccagccccagctaaccccccaagtttatataataccaagcatgatgtcctgtggtatggaatacctctttggctggtttgtgtcacctgtcctggctgtgtcccttcccagtttcccgtgccccttCAGTccttttgctggcagggcctgagaaaccaaaaagtccttgacttagtgtaaacattacccagcaacaactaaaaccatcaatGCGTGATCAGCATTGTgctttggctctgatgtgagaacagcactgtaccagctactaagaagaaagttaattccatcccagctgaaaccaggacagataAGCTTACAGGTTTTGGTTGACTGAAAGGAGTAAGTTGTGGCTTCCTTTTATCTGTGACTGTTAACTTTTGTGCCCACTAGTAAAGTGCTGGTGAGTATTAGAATTACTTTGACTGGACTTTTGGAGTCTGGGAGTGTTACAAATCTTTCTATTGCCATTGTCCAAGCTGGAAATACTTGCCAAATCATTGACATGTGCCTTAGAACATCCTCGCCTTGTGTTTGGCTCCACCTCAGTTGGGCAGGGCTTGGGAACTGTTAACCCAGAGGTAAGTGTTGTGATATGTATGTGCCAGAGTGTTTAATCACCTGACAAAGAGTTCTGGCAGCAGTGTTTGGTAAAACTGTAGTGAATATGCAACTGCTTTTCAGATGACCTGGATTCAGACAGGTCTGAGGTGCAGTGCTGTCTGCGTTGCCTTCAGTCAACAGTTCTGGATGTGAGCTGCTGTGCAGTCCAGTAAGggcagaacagcaaaaaatactCCAGCAGCTTCATTCTGATTTATCTTGACAGAGGTTCACTAGGTGAATTCCTGTTTTCAGTCAAAACAAAATGGTGGAAACTCTTGAGAGTATTGTTCAACACAGGTGAAAATCTGCAGGGCGTGTTTTTCACTATTGAATGGAAAGCATGAACAATTGTTGGAAAGGTTTTGAAAACATGGtgcaaaaataatctttcagtTGAGGTTGGTTATATattatacttttttcccctttctttctgaAGGCTAATACAAGATACACCTGTTAACAGAGCTTGACGTTCACTGCTTGCATTTTatcatttccttctgctttcagcagggTTTATATATACACTTCAGTAGCATGTAGCTTTTTGTGTGGGTGCATGAAGATGTTGAATAACTTGAAACTGTTAGAACAATAATCCAAATAAAGCTGTACtgcaggcagagagagaaatttGAAACTGGgaattttaattggaaaaacaATTTGCTGTGAGACATTGCACTTCAGTTACAGGGTTCCAGCTAGAAATGTATCGGTGTTTTCTTCTATAGAGAGTACCTCTGAGTTAACAACCGCTGCTTTTTTTTAGTTCCAGGGAGAAAATGTTAAGGAAGGTGGATTCTGAAATAGTTGTTAAATAAAAACCTGGAAATTACTATCCATCATGTGTTTTCCAGCGGACAAGTTACCTCTGCTCTTGCAGTGCTGTGAGCTCTTGGCTGTGCTTATGGTCCTATTATCACTGCTCTGGCCCCTTGAACACAGTCTCCCAGTAAAAAAGACAGtgtgtgctgctttctgaagcTTTGAAGGTGATGTGTGTGATGTCTTCTATTCTGATCTTTCAGGTAACAACAAACTTGGAGGACAGGATTTTAATCAGAGGTTGATGCTGTATTTGTATGATCAGCTCCGTCAAACATACGGTTCTCTGccaacaagaaaagaagaaatacatcgCCTCAGACAGGCTGTGGAAGCAGTTAAATTAAATCTGACTGTTTATGAGGCAGCTACACTAAGGTTGTTGTTGACTATGCCAGAAAGGAAACTTACCAAAGAACTTCCAGAAAGTGAGGTAAAACCAGACACTATGCTAAAAGGCAAGCCTTCACAAAAAACACAAGATCTGAAAAACTTTGGAGACACTTCAAAAGTAGAGAACAACTTTGTCAAAGTTGTGTTTGAAATGGAAATCTCTAGGAAGCTATTTGAGATGTTAAATGAGGATCTTTTTCAGAAGATTCTTGTGCCCATTGAACAAGTTTTGAAGGAAGGCCACCTGCACAAAGCAGAAGTGGATGAAATCGTGTTAGTTGGAGGTTCTACCCGGATTCCTCAAATACGCAAAGTTATTCAGGATTTCTTTGGAAAGGAACCTAACACCTCTGTAGATCCTGATCTAGCAGTTGTAACGGGCGTGGCCATCCAAGCAGGAATTGTTGGTGGGTCCTGGCCTCTTCAAGTCAGTGCTATAGAAATTCCTAATAAGCATTTACGGAAGActaattttaactgaaaagaaactCTTCCCCAATGCATTCCATCTCTCCACAAGTGTACTCTGATGGTGTATACCTGTCTGACTGGCAGTGGAGCCTAATTATAGCTGTATTATACTTCTCTTTAAATCTATTCCAGTTTGGTGTCGCTGTATGCATAACTGTTAAAGTTAgatgttattttaaaggtaCAAGTAATTTTTGAAGTTCTGAAGTGTCCTGTATTTGCTTGTAGATTGGACTGTGGATGAAAATGCTAGTGATGACGCACCCATGTTTTCTTGCTAAATTTTATTAGCAAATCCTGAAGAGgtgtatgtttaaaatacaaagggCATGTCACCAAAGGTTAGGGATAATGTGGTGTGGTACTGTAGATGTTGCCAGGTCCAATGTGTTTACTTGGAAAGAATGTGAAACAGTGTTAACGCACATAGCACTAGCAGTGTTcagtttaaatgtatttattacgTTGAGTCATTTGAGCATTTAAACACCTTTCTAAAAGGCATGATGCAGCTTGAATGAGATTTAACACATTCACTTGATTCTTCTGCTGTTCATAACAGCATAGTGGTATTACTGAGGCTATATGGCAAATTGTCTCATGTTTCAGCCGAACTATATTAAAACTTGTCCCTTGCTAATGTAGAGTTACTCAGTGTGTCTCCAAGGGCTTATTACTTCCTGATCTGGTTTTGATGGTTAACATAAGGTGTTGCTGTCATACCACTGATGTTCTCCACAGAGAACAAGGGCATATTGCCAGTTATTTATACCTCCCCTGCCTTATTTGAAAACTGCAGTAATTTTACGTGTCTTAAAGCCACACCTGTATATCTTTCCTTGAATTTGACCAACATGAATTTCATTCTGTATCTGCAAGCATGTGATGTCTTACCCCTGGAGTACCCAAAACCATGCTGTTCTCAGGGAGGAAGTGTGGGACAGAAGGGACCACCTGGATGAAGTCTAGTTCCTGTAGTCCTAGTACATGAAAATTCACCCAACTACTTCGTACTTCTTAGCTTGTGTCTCTGGTTTAAGTTTTGTCATACCCTCACTCTAAACTGAATGTGGATCAGAGACTGTAGCTGTTCTTttgggcaggcagcagtgtgTGTAACTCGGGATTTGAGGTGGAACTTCTTAGGACTTCATTTTAGGCAAATAGTTTGCTACACAGCTATCTGGCAAATGCATGAGGAGACAAAAATTAAtgacctgaaggaaaaaaaataatattggtgACGTTCTGCTCTCTTTGGAATGTGAAATCAGTATCTAAAGGTGGGTTGAATTCTTTTCATTGGAGAAACTTCTACACAGATAAAACACTTTATTCAGCTAAGACTGGCTTCATCATCTATCAACCCAGTCTTAGTCGGGTAAGCTCTAGTGACAGGTGGTTCTATGCATTTTCTTGTATTCTCCGgaataattttgtttgcattAAGCTTGCCATGATAAAGCATGGGGCTTAAATTTATTACTTAATCTATGACTCTATTAAAGTAGGCTTATTATTCTCCTGGCGGTAGGCCTGACTTACGGTACTGCCAAAGATCAATTGTGCTGATTCAGCTGTTTGTATAGCTATTGTCTAAAGGTATCTTTGAAGTAATCCAATTATAAACATCTTGAATTGGATCATAGTTCCATACAACCATTCTGTCAGCATCGTTTAACTTCGATTCCCAAAATACTACCAACTAATTTCCTCTATTAAAccaaagggactttttttttgaggattttttttttttttctctttgtaaccTCTTTGAAAGTGACCCTGTCTAAGTCTGTGTGGAACTCCAGGAACTACATCTGCATTGAAACAAGTGCCTCTTCAGTGAAATCATGGCTTAATATGCCAAGATATGGTACGGTTCTCGTACGCAGTTGCTGTTTGGGGCAGATGTAAACATGTATTCAACGTATATTCCAGTGTCTTTGGAGTCATTGTGGCCTTTCCTTCTACCCTGCTGTAAATTTCATCTCAAAGTCTACTGGAGTTACAGTAGATCTttagtcttcatttttttaatgcactgtGTAAAATGAGAAGACCTGTATAAAAACAGAACCCTATCACAGTGAAGTTTAAACTACTGGAGGCTTTTTGCAGTTTTGGGACTGCGGGTAGGAGTGTGGGGAGTAACTTGAAACTTAAAACTCTCAGTGCAAATAAatgaagtactttttttctttcatatactCCTTCACTTGGAGGAGTTAAATCTCCTTCAGTGTTAATCTGTCAATTGTAAGGGAAGGGCGAGTTGTTTATCTTAAATATTTCGCGAAAAGGTTATTTATTCAGATTTCtatgcagattatttttttagtagaaaaaTGGCTGCACATTGGGTATTTCACAATGCATCTGTATTTATTAAGTAACTTTTCTGAATTCTGCCataaagttatttattttgtatcttttaattttaatactgtattttggcACAAACTGTTGGATTTTAAGATGAGTCCACTGTACTAAGTGGGTATTTCCTGCTGTGCACATATACTGCTTACCAGAAGTCTCTCTTTAAATGGATATTTGAAGGCTGAAATCTTCCTGCAGTCCTTGAAATCTGAGTGTGGTTGCCTGTGGTGGTGGGTgtgtaacaaatttatttagcTAAAGCTTGTTTCACGAGTTAAAATTCTGAAAGTATAAATGTCTCACCAGTTGTATGTTCCTGAATTGTTTCCAAGTGCAGAtgttgaaatgcattttataaataacattttagaatatttttaataaaagcaatttctgtCCCTTGgacatttgtttcagttttgcaggGAAATACTGTAACGGCACTATTTCCCTGTCTTCCTGAGATGCCTTTGGAGGTTAGAGGATGAGGTTGTAATCCTTTAACTGGTCAGGGGGTTGCTGTACCCTGAAATGACAGTGCTTCTCTGGGAATTGACGCAGAAGTGCTAGGAAGTGGGgtggaagaacaggaaaaaaaccctcttcaaGCTGCAGTTTGGGGTGGAAGAACAGAACTGTGGAGAAAAACGCGGGTTGgtgcaaggaaaagcaaggagtgactgggaggaagggggaagcaCTGACAGGGAGGGAAACCCAGGTCAAAGGGGGCGATGGTGAACTATTTGCTCCTGTTGGGCATGGGAGCAGTTCCCACCCCTCCTGTCCTTCCTGTCCTtgtgccctgcctgctggaCGACAGGATGTGGGGCAGGAACAgagcctgccttcctcctgttGTCAGCACCTGCAGGATGGATGTGGGGAATGGCTCCCTGCAGGTGCAGTGTGGAGGATGCAGACAGGTTCACGCAGAATATGAGTAAATGTGATGTCTGACAAGTTGCAGGTTGGGAAGCTTGTCCCAGGTAGGTGCCAAATTGTTCTTTGGTATTTCCAGCTGTGAGAGGCTTTCTGCATGTATGTCATCCTGGCATTCAGGCTGGGAAATGTAAGGTCTAGACAGCCTGGATGATGGTGCAGTTtcataaattaatcttttagCCTGCACTATGCGTGT of Falco cherrug isolate bFalChe1 chromosome 2, bFalChe1.pri, whole genome shotgun sequence contains these proteins:
- the HSPA13 gene encoding heat shock 70 kDa protein 13, which codes for MAGQLAVLGSAILALWLAGYLAQQYLPMPTPKVIGIDLGTTYCSVGVFLPGTGQVKVIADENGHNSIPSIVSFTDRGVYVGYDGLELADSNPQNTIYDAKRFIGKIFTSEELESESSRYPFKIFNNNGSAEFSVMTNKTFRITPEHIGSQLLLKLKGMAEDSLGIPVSKAVISVPAEFDERQRESTIKAANLAGLQILRVINEPTAAAMAYGLHKADVFNVLVVDLGGGTLDVSLLNKQGGMFLTRAMAGNNKLGGQDFNQRLMLYLYDQLRQTYGSLPTRKEEIHRLRQAVEAVKLNLTVYEAATLRLLLTMPERKLTKELPESEVKPDTMLKGKPSQKTQDLKNFGDTSKVENNFVKVVFEMEISRKLFEMLNEDLFQKILVPIEQVLKEGHLHKAEVDEIVLVGGSTRIPQIRKVIQDFFGKEPNTSVDPDLAVVTGVAIQAGIVGGSWPLQVSAIEIPNKHLRKTNFN